In a genomic window of Acidilobus saccharovorans 345-15:
- the dnaG gene encoding DNA primase DnaG — protein sequence MLKYLIRASFEVDGRVEKHDIIGAVFGQTEGLLGSEFNLEELQNKDKIGRVHIDLKYQGTKTVGEIQIPSNLDRVETVLLAAMIETVDKVGPYTARITVESIEDLRAEKLKWIVQRARELLQTVKEQEPDIKEIIREVTQRIEAQPKVIEYGEDKLPAGPDVEKSDTIIIVEGRADVINLGRYGYTNTIAIGGAKERVPKTIIDLAKGKKVILFVDGDRGGEMIMRTVLSQMHVDYVARAPKGMEVEQLTGKEVARALAQMVPAEEMMKQLGMAPAQPAQQVQQPQPPAGAAAQQEQQAVVQPPAAQPPQQPQAEAQAVAQEAQPQQAEVAQQQAGVTSLIMPKQVLDNMKELKGTLEAVAYDRSWNEVARLKVKDLFNWMQQIEPGKVYAVVFDGIITQRLIDAASEKGVALLIGARIGSKVSSRKGDVVFMTFSDIV from the coding sequence GTGTTGAAGTACCTCATAAGGGCGTCATTTGAAGTCGACGGAAGGGTGGAGAAGCACGACATAATAGGTGCGGTCTTCGGGCAGACGGAGGGGCTCCTGGGCTCTGAGTTCAACCTAGAGGAGCTCCAGAACAAGGATAAGATTGGCAGGGTTCACATAGACCTGAAGTACCAGGGCACCAAGACCGTGGGCGAGATACAGATACCCAGCAACCTGGACAGGGTTGAGACCGTCCTACTTGCTGCCATGATAGAGACCGTGGACAAGGTGGGCCCGTACACTGCAAGGATAACGGTGGAGTCCATAGAGGACCTGAGGGCGGAGAAGCTGAAGTGGATAGTGCAGAGGGCCAGGGAGCTGCTGCAGACGGTTAAGGAGCAGGAGCCGGACATAAAGGAGATCATAAGGGAGGTCACGCAGAGGATAGAGGCGCAGCCCAAGGTAATAGAGTACGGCGAGGACAAGCTCCCAGCTGGGCCGGACGTTGAGAAGTCAGACACCATAATAATAGTCGAGGGCAGGGCCGACGTAATAAACCTGGGCCGCTACGGCTACACCAACACCATAGCCATAGGGGGAGCCAAGGAGAGGGTGCCCAAGACCATAATTGACCTGGCCAAGGGCAAGAAGGTCATACTGTTCGTTGACGGCGACAGGGGCGGAGAGATGATAATGAGGACCGTGCTGAGCCAGATGCACGTCGACTACGTGGCCAGGGCCCCCAAGGGCATGGAGGTGGAGCAGCTGACAGGGAAGGAGGTCGCCAGGGCCCTGGCCCAGATGGTGCCAGCTGAAGAGATGATGAAGCAGCTCGGCATGGCTCCTGCCCAGCCGGCCCAGCAGGTCCAGCAGCCTCAGCCTCCCGCCGGGGCGGCGGCCCAGCAGGAGCAACAGGCGGTAGTCCAGCCCCCCGCGGCCCAGCCTCCTCAGCAGCCCCAGGCTGAGGCTCAGGCAGTGGCCCAAGAGGCTCAGCCTCAACAGGCTGAGGTGGCTCAGCAGCAGGCCGGCGTTACGTCACTGATAATGCCCAAACAGGTCCTAGACAACATGAAGGAGCTCAAGGGGACCCTGGAGGCGGTGGCCTACGACAGGTCGTGGAACGAGGTCGCCAGGCTCAAGGTTAAGGACCTGTTCAACTGGATGCAGCAGATAGAGCCCGGCAAGGTCTACGCGGTCGTCTTTGACGGGATAATAACGCAGAGGCTCATCGACGCCGCCTCCGAGAAGGGCGTGGCCCTGCTCATAGGGGCCAGGATAGGGAGCAAGGTGTCATCAAGGAAGGGCGACGTGGTCTTCATGACTTTCAGCGACATTGTGTGA